TTCGCGGCGGTCGCGGAGGAGCGGACGGACTCGCGGGACGTGAACGCGCTGCGGGCGCTCGCGGACGACACGCGCTACCGGATCGTGCGGCTGCTCGCTGCGGCGGGCGAGGAGCTCTGCGTCTGCGAGTTCGCGCCGCTGCTGTCGGTGAGCGAGAGCGCGGTGAGTCACGCGCTCGGCGACCTCACGGATGCCGGACTCCTGACGCGGCGGAAAGACGGCCGGTGGCGGTACTACGGGCCGACGCCGCGGGCGCGAGCGCTCCTCGCCGCGCTCGACGAGACGCACGGGGGCGAGCGATGAGCGACGCGCTCGACGAACCGCACGAGGGGAAACGATGACAGTCGCTTCGGCCGACGACGACCGGCTCGTCGTGGGGTTCGTCTGCGTGCAGAACGCGGGCCGGAGCCAGATGGCGACCGCGTTCGCCGAGCGCGAACTCGCCGAGCGCGACCTCGAAGACGACATTC
Above is a genomic segment from Halorubellus sp. JP-L1 containing:
- a CDS encoding metalloregulator ArsR/SmtB family transcription factor, encoding MQTERLERFVAATVDECCGGDVTERRRELEGFAAVAEERTDSRDVNALRALADDTRYRIVRLLAAAGEELCVCEFAPLLSVSESAVSHALGDLTDAGLLTRRKDGRWRYYGPTPRARALLAALDETHGGER